A stretch of Patescibacteria group bacterium DNA encodes these proteins:
- the rsmI gene encoding 16S rRNA (cytidine(1402)-2'-O)-methyltransferase encodes MSILYLVATPIGNLEDITLRALKVLKEVDFILCEDTRKTKILLDRYQIKKPLISYHQHSRLKKIDDIIALLKQGKNLALVSEAGTPGIADPGNLLIQEVVKKLGERVKIVPIPGPCALVTALSISGLPSDKFVFLGFPPSKKKREKFFKKLTTYEETIVLYESVYRLFKTLADLKNHCGEREIVIARELTKKFETIYRGTISQVTEKIKNDKIKGEFVIVIKNLKS; translated from the coding sequence ATGTCAATTCTTTATCTTGTCGCCACACCGATTGGCAATCTCGAAGATATCACCCTGCGTGCTCTTAAAGTTTTAAAAGAGGTTGATTTCATTTTATGTGAAGATACAAGAAAAACAAAAATTTTACTTGATCGTTATCAAATCAAAAAACCTCTGATTTCTTATCACCAACATTCAAGATTGAAAAAAATTGATGATATTATTGCTTTATTAAAACAAGGTAAAAATCTGGCTTTAGTTTCTGAGGCTGGGACACCAGGGATTGCTGATCCAGGAAATTTATTGATTCAAGAAGTGGTGAAAAAATTGGGTGAGAGAGTAAAAATTGTGCCCATTCCCGGCCCTTGTGCTTTAGTTACTGCTTTAAGTATTTCTGGTTTGCCAAGTGATAAATTTGTTTTTCTAGGCTTTCCACCCAGCAAAAAGAAACGAGAAAAATTTTTTAAGAAATTGACCACTTATGAAGAAACTATTGTCCTTTACGAATCAGTTTATCGTCTTTTCAAAACCTTAGCTGATTTAAAAAATCATTGCGGTGAACGAGAAATTGTTATTGCTCGCGAATTGACGAAAAAATTTGAAACGATTTATCGCGGAACAATTAGTCAGGTGACAGAAAAGATAAAAAATGATAAAATAAAAGGAGAATTCGTCATCGTGATTAAAAATTTAAAATCATAA
- a CDS encoding PxKF domain-containing protein, with protein sequence MKKVIFGLIFSFFILIPIFPQPLLATTSNLINGGFETGDFTGWTRGTVVDFAGVVTADSFTTPYAGTYMARLGRTTGLQPIGPNIIYQDFLVVAPTLSFAYNIFTYDYAGFNHFSYLVQDLETGATIRYYSQGAWGTGFGLKTTGWQLVNIDLSAYLGRMVRLRFNVAGTIDTYNPTWVYLDAEELTGPTDNLPPTTTATLTGNEGLNNWYLSAVEVALTAIDNEGGSGVAQTKYSFDQNSWFSYTQPLMINSEGVTTLYYYSIDNAGNSETVKTVLIKIDQTPPVITINSPTAGFYLLNQPVLADWSVSDEVSGLASVIATIPNGAAIETGTIGLKNFEVRAVDQAGWESYQTITYEVGYLFSGILQPINADGSSIFKLGSTVPVKFRLTDFNNQSVSTVMARLYLLKISNNISGSVLEAVSSGSANSGNLFRYDNLDNLYIFNLGTKSLSTGTWQLEIRFANGRSEFVIISLR encoded by the coding sequence ATGAAAAAAGTCATTTTTGGTCTTATTTTTTCGTTTTTTATTTTAATACCGATTTTCCCACAGCCTCTTTTAGCGACGACGAGTAATTTAATTAATGGAGGCTTTGAAACCGGAGATTTCACTGGCTGGACAAGAGGAACAGTTGTTGATTTTGCTGGCGTGGTTACAGCTGATAGTTTTACCACACCCTATGCCGGTACCTATATGGCTCGACTTGGTCGAACAACCGGCCTTCAACCGATTGGTCCAAATATTATTTATCAAGACTTTCTGGTTGTTGCGCCAACCTTAAGCTTTGCTTATAACATTTTTACCTATGATTATGCTGGTTTTAATCATTTTAGTTATTTAGTTCAAGATTTAGAAACCGGGGCAACAATTCGTTATTATTCACAAGGAGCCTGGGGAACAGGTTTTGGTTTAAAAACAACCGGTTGGCAGTTAGTCAATATTGATTTATCAGCTTATTTAGGTCGAATGGTTAGGCTGCGCTTTAATGTCGCTGGCACGATTGATACTTATAATCCGACCTGGGTTTATCTTGATGCGGAAGAATTGACTGGACCGACTGATAATTTGCCACCAACAACAACCGCGACTTTAACTGGTAATGAAGGTTTAAACAACTGGTATCTTTCTGCGGTTGAGGTTGCTTTAACAGCCATTGATAACGAAGGCGGCTCTGGCGTTGCTCAGACGAAATATAGCTTCGATCAAAACAGTTGGTTTTCTTATACTCAGCCATTGATGATTAATAGCGAAGGCGTGACGACTCTTTATTACTATTCAATCGACAATGCCGGTAATAGCGAAACCGTCAAGACAGTTTTGATTAAAATTGATCAAACACCACCAGTCATTACCATTAATAGTCCAACGGCTGGTTTTTATCTGTTAAATCAACCGGTTTTGGCTGATTGGTCAGTTAGTGATGAAGTTTCTGGTTTAGCCTCAGTAATAGCGACAATCCCCAATGGTGCAGCGATTGAAACCGGAACTATTGGTCTAAAAAATTTTGAAGTAAGAGCGGTTGATCAGGCTGGCTGGGAAAGTTATCAGACGATTACTTATGAAGTTGGTTATCTTTTTAGCGGTATTCTTCAACCAATCAATGCAGATGGGAGTAGTATTTTCAAATTAGGTTCAACGGTGCCAGTAAAATTCCGCTTGACTGACTTTAATAACCAATCTGTGAGCACAGTAATGGCGAGATTGTATTTATTGAAAATTAGTAATAATATTTCCGGTTCAGTTTTAGAAGCAGTTTCCAGTGGCTCAGCTAACAGTGGTAATTTGTTTCGGTATGATAATTTAGATAACCTTTATATCTTTAATCTTGGAACAAAATCGCTTTCCACTGGTACCTGGCAATTAGAGATTAGATTTGCCAACGGTCGTTCAGAGTTTGTTATTATTTCTCTAAGATAA
- a CDS encoding fibronectin type III domain-containing protein, whose product MKNIWLRQVFILILSLIGAAALLFFVFHIEKPHLVQGGRSDNIRGWLWSRSDGSYPGGIGWISLNCYNDYNNDGQPENNCPTNINYGLKLDSSTNKISGYGWSPNVGWICFGETCKCAHCPSCSNYITCEGCGTCSFINSPDNFTPWACKGENVSGTNCLGEGKKVFGWAKVVWSSPTTDGWIKLRGQTTGGISYGLSLEDFGFNHKELTGFAWSSTYNPQITGAGLGWLGAYQSYCLKNPPDQVRNLTVRSVSQNCQSLLLNWQPPTKCAQGYKIYRCRGEGCNPQTNGVLIANISVNEVDCSGDICKWQDVGLSGGQIYRYQVQAWNLNGDGIISDAASGTTVLCAPSQPLEPILSSKCGEITVQWLPVGGAVGYNVYRAVKNKDNRNDCELSQCRRIAENIRPEDVCGESLCAYEDKSIIANVNYHYWVTALSCLEPLCPPYQESPYGYMKSGKSTCLPPTRWQEK is encoded by the coding sequence ATGAAAAATATTTGGTTACGACAAGTTTTTATATTAATCTTAAGTCTCATAGGGGCGGCTGCTTTATTATTTTTTGTTTTTCACATAGAAAAACCACATTTAGTTCAAGGGGGGAGGAGTGATAACATCCGTGGTTGGCTTTGGAGTAGAAGTGATGGCAGTTATCCGGGTGGCATTGGCTGGATTTCTTTGAATTGTTATAACGACTATAACAATGATGGTCAACCGGAAAATAATTGTCCAACTAATATCAATTACGGCTTAAAATTAGATTCTTCCACCAATAAAATTTCTGGTTATGGTTGGTCACCAAATGTTGGCTGGATTTGTTTTGGTGAGACCTGTAAGTGTGCTCATTGTCCAAGTTGTAGTAATTATATTACTTGCGAAGGTTGTGGGACTTGTTCATTTATTAATTCACCTGATAATTTTACTCCTTGGGCTTGCAAAGGAGAAAATGTTTCGGGCACTAATTGTCTTGGGGAAGGCAAAAAAGTTTTTGGTTGGGCAAAGGTAGTTTGGTCGTCACCAACAACTGATGGCTGGATTAAATTAAGAGGACAGACAACTGGCGGTATTAGCTATGGTCTTTCTTTAGAAGATTTTGGTTTTAATCATAAAGAATTAACAGGTTTTGCCTGGAGTTCAACTTATAATCCACAAATTACTGGTGCTGGTTTAGGCTGGCTCGGTGCTTATCAAAGTTATTGTTTAAAAAATCCACCTGATCAGGTAAGAAATTTAACCGTCAGATCGGTTTCTCAAAATTGTCAGTCTTTACTTTTAAATTGGCAACCACCAACTAAGTGTGCTCAAGGTTATAAAATTTATCGTTGTCGGGGTGAGGGGTGTAATCCACAGACAAATGGAGTCCTTATTGCCAATATTTCTGTCAATGAGGTTGATTGTAGTGGTGATATATGTAAATGGCAAGATGTTGGTTTAAGCGGTGGACAGATATATCGCTATCAAGTTCAAGCCTGGAATTTAAACGGTGACGGAATAATCAGTGATGCTGCTTCTGGGACAACGGTTTTATGCGCGCCATCACAGCCTCTGGAGCCAATTCTCTCTTCAAAGTGCGGTGAAATAACTGTTCAATGGCTACCAGTCGGAGGGGCGGTTGGCTATAATGTTTATCGAGCAGTCAAAAATAAAGACAATAGAAATGACTGTGAACTATCACAGTGTCGAAGAATTGCCGAAAATATTAGACCCGAGGATGTTTGTGGTGAAAGCCTTTGTGCTTATGAAGACAAAAGTATTATTGCGAACGTCAATTATCACTATTGGGTGACGGCTCTTTCCTGTCTTGAACCTCTTTGTCCGCCTTATCAGGAATCACCTTATGGCTATATGAAATCAGGCAAGTCAACTTGCTTGCCACCTACCCGTTGGCAAGAAAAGTAA
- a CDS encoding DUF2341 domain-containing protein, whose translation MSKQKIFTYLFLSILSVSSVLAADLIFKLPYQKGERFIITRGYNTLPTHAPNSKDQYALDFTKNGCEAYGKNVLTVVDGKVILVLQDGYNGGYGTTVLINHGNNLISRYAHLIPYSIGVAQNQDVRQGTIIGKIGRSGEVSGSACPEYPGTHLHFAMYQRQPDGKLIAYKPEPMSGYTNFVAGNWYLSDNEIFQTRLAEEQLSQQPSSQPESSSNFWQNLGSLLTGWWQGITSLINNLLGLNQESQSGEQEKAVNQELGITNQELIYDAKLIERNPNQNLTLKENQEIFLSVKFKNTGNTIWQKETVSLNVASEEAKNFYHSSWLTKKRPAKLKESEIKPNEIGSFEFFITAKNLEPKIYQFSFRPVYQDSQGFHWLGGETVSWQIAFEKSEEKIVLEPAPGSLSELNLLSPLLEKTNQENLLETEKIEEEKVTPIVYFGGGGGSPSPPPDITPPEITLTAFPNNPTNTRHAIFEFSANENVTFKCKLDDKEKEDCLSPKIYYDLSEGEHSFFLEAFDLAGNQASFVYLWQIDLTPPTSAILTSGTFVGLENLPSSIEGIFEGEDTEKIFLAIQREKDSQYLAQLSSFSWQKEEFWFEATLDWENKKWQFAWPKDLIEEGNYKIYVRAKDKLGNQQEPAIQSCITYLLRPFLENWKKRKAVIIDNTNSSETLTNFEINLLINYQPEMKLDFSDLRFTDEDGQTLLNYGWEINDEGLAKKENGLFAEAVVRIPEIPANSRKKIYLYYGNQQAGSVANLEKTLTWFDHFDQMRMDDYDFNDVDWLTSESKIQIGVNSVGWLKPKIEIKNFWLKSKMSRGGPNGSTFLYWRYLDDQENSWQIHSGSTNWLYGWTPWGVPLATWGYMKGRAWYELGRGILWEGGATLWEVKAYETKHSVEVKDVLPFSQTDRPVFNQAGKIFILDWWSCWCATCPWPRPWDWRTFVDYLYLRQYVEPMPLVYFE comes from the coding sequence ATGTCAAAACAAAAAATTTTCACTTATTTATTTTTATCCATTCTATCAGTCAGTTCTGTTTTAGCTGCAGATTTAATTTTTAAACTTCCTTATCAGAAAGGAGAAAGATTTATTATTACGCGAGGATATAATACGTTACCAACCCATGCACCCAACAGTAAAGATCAATACGCTTTAGATTTCACTAAAAATGGATGCGAAGCTTACGGAAAAAATGTTTTAACAGTAGTTGACGGAAAGGTGATATTAGTACTCCAAGATGGTTATAATGGTGGATATGGAACAACTGTATTAATCAATCATGGTAATAACTTAATTAGTCGTTATGCTCATCTAATTCCTTATTCCATAGGAGTCGCACAAAATCAGGACGTTAGACAAGGAACAATTATTGGTAAGATTGGTAGAAGTGGTGAAGTTAGTGGCTCTGCCTGTCCAGAATACCCTGGTACCCATCTTCATTTTGCTATGTATCAGCGACAGCCAGACGGGAAACTCATTGCTTATAAGCCAGAACCAATGTCGGGCTATACCAACTTTGTCGCTGGCAATTGGTATCTTTCGGATAATGAAATTTTCCAAACGAGATTAGCAGAGGAACAATTATCTCAGCAACCGTCATCTCAACCCGAATCTTCAAGTAATTTTTGGCAAAATCTCGGTTCACTTCTGACCGGCTGGTGGCAAGGGATTACTTCTTTAATTAATAACTTATTAGGTTTAAATCAAGAAAGTCAATCAGGAGAACAGGAAAAAGCAGTGAATCAGGAATTAGGAATAACGAATCAGGAATTAATTTATGACGCGAAACTAATTGAGAGAAATCCAAACCAAAATTTAACTTTAAAAGAAAATCAAGAAATTTTTCTTTCCGTCAAATTCAAAAATACCGGTAATACCATTTGGCAAAAAGAAACTGTTTCTTTAAATGTTGCTTCCGAAGAAGCAAAAAATTTTTATCATTCAAGTTGGTTAACAAAGAAGAGGCCAGCCAAGCTAAAAGAATCAGAAATCAAACCAAATGAAATCGGTTCTTTTGAATTTTTTATTACCGCCAAAAATTTAGAACCAAAAATTTATCAATTTTCTTTTCGACCGGTTTATCAAGATAGTCAAGGTTTTCATTGGTTAGGAGGAGAAACGGTTTCTTGGCAAATTGCTTTTGAAAAGTCGGAAGAGAAGATTGTTTTAGAACCAGCTCCAGGCAGTTTAAGCGAGTTGAATCTTTTGTCTCCTCTTTTAGAAAAAACAAATCAAGAAAATTTGTTAGAAACAGAAAAAATTGAAGAAGAAAAAGTTACACCCATTGTTTATTTTGGTGGAGGTGGCGGATCTCCTTCACCACCGCCAGACATCACACCGCCGGAAATTACCCTGACTGCTTTTCCGAACAATCCCACCAACACTCGACATGCCATTTTTGAATTTTCGGCCAATGAAAATGTTACTTTCAAGTGTAAGTTAGACGACAAAGAAAAAGAAGATTGTTTATCACCAAAAATTTACTATGATCTTTCTGAAGGTGAACACAGTTTCTTTTTAGAAGCCTTTGATTTAGCCGGCAATCAGGCAAGTTTTGTTTATCTTTGGCAGATTGACTTGACACCACCGACTTCAGCGATTCTGACAAGTGGAACTTTTGTTGGCTTAGAAAATTTACCCTCATCAATTGAAGGTATTTTTGAGGGCGAGGATACAGAAAAGATATTTTTAGCTATTCAAAGAGAAAAAGATAGCCAATATTTAGCTCAATTATCATCATTTTCCTGGCAAAAAGAGGAATTTTGGTTTGAAGCTACTCTTGATTGGGAAAATAAAAAATGGCAATTTGCTTGGCCAAAAGATTTAATTGAAGAAGGAAATTACAAAATTTATGTTCGAGCCAAAGATAAACTTGGCAATCAACAAGAACCGGCCATTCAATCTTGCATTACTTATCTTCTTCGTCCTTTTTTAGAAAACTGGAAAAAAAGAAAAGCAGTTATCATTGACAATACCAATAGCTCGGAAACTTTAACTAATTTTGAAATTAATCTTTTGATCAATTATCAGCCAGAAATGAAGCTGGATTTTTCTGATTTAAGATTTACTGATGAAGATGGCCAGACATTATTAAATTATGGTTGGGAAATCAACGATGAAGGATTAGCGAAAAAAGAAAATGGTCTTTTTGCTGAAGCGGTTGTCAGAATTCCAGAAATTCCTGCCAATTCTCGGAAAAAGATTTATCTTTACTATGGTAATCAACAGGCTGGGTCGGTGGCAAATTTAGAGAAGACTTTAACTTGGTTTGACCATTTTGATCAAATGAGAATGGATGACTATGACTTTAATGATGTTGATTGGCTCACCAGCGAATCAAAAATTCAAATCGGTGTTAACAGTGTTGGTTGGTTAAAACCAAAAATAGAAATCAAAAATTTTTGGCTTAAATCAAAAATGTCAAGAGGTGGACCCAATGGTTCAACTTTTCTTTATTGGCGTTATTTAGATGATCAAGAAAATAGTTGGCAGATTCATTCTGGTTCGACTAATTGGCTTTATGGTTGGACGCCGTGGGGGGTACCTTTGGCGACCTGGGGGTATATGAAAGGCAGAGCCTGGTATGAATTAGGTCGTGGTATTCTTTGGGAAGGAGGGGCGACTTTATGGGAGGTAAAAGCTTATGAAACGAAGCACTCTGTTGAGGTGAAAGACGTTCTTCCTTTCAGTCAAACAGACAGACCAGTCTTTAATCAAGCCGGCAAAATTTTTATTCTTGACTGGTGGTCTTGTTGGTGCGCAACCTGTCCTTGGCCAAGGCCATGGGATTGGCGGACTTTTGTTGATTATCTCTATTTACGTCAATATGTCGAACCAATGCCTCTTGTTTATTTTGAATAG
- a CDS encoding insulinase family protein — MFIQSRLSNGAKVILAPMKNTKAVTALALLPFGSRYEKKEENGQAHFIEHMLFKGTKNRPSTLAISQELDSLGADYNAFTSRESTGYWIKILKENLNQSLDILADIFFNSLFEPKELEKEKTVILEEIRFYQDNPSFYISDLFYETFFGDHPLGRNIAGCPETIMSVNQEKLLNFKEKIYQPNNLLLVLAGAVGKKDFCLVEKYFGRKGRGEKRKFEKFTLQPHLPKIKIAHRPTEQVQMMIGFPGLSYFSPAIEVLEIFSTLFGGNMSSRLFQEVRVKRGLAYSVGCSGISFYETGLLTIEAGIDPKKVAETLEVIVEEIRKIKKEGPSEREVEQTKDYLIRKIKLNLEDSQTMAGWYGHQALYLRKIETPEEKFRKIKKVTKEQIKKLGQRIFNQNFISLALVGPLQEEKSFLEILKNV, encoded by the coding sequence ATGTTTATTCAGTCAAGACTTTCCAATGGTGCCAAAGTAATTTTAGCCCCCATGAAGAATACTAAGGCGGTCACTGCCTTAGCACTGTTGCCCTTCGGCTCGCGTTACGAAAAAAAAGAAGAAAATGGTCAGGCTCATTTTATTGAACACATGCTTTTTAAAGGGACAAAAAATCGACCGAGTACTTTAGCTATTTCTCAAGAACTTGACTCCTTAGGAGCTGACTATAATGCTTTTACTTCTCGCGAGTCAACGGGTTACTGGATAAAAATTTTAAAAGAGAACCTGAATCAATCTTTAGACATCCTAGCGGATATCTTTTTTAATTCACTTTTTGAACCAAAAGAATTAGAAAAAGAAAAAACCGTTATTTTAGAAGAAATTCGTTTTTATCAAGATAATCCGAGTTTTTATATCTCGGATCTTTTTTATGAAACATTTTTTGGCGATCATCCCTTGGGCCGAAATATCGCTGGCTGCCCAGAAACAATAATGAGCGTCAATCAGGAAAAACTTCTCAATTTTAAAGAAAAAATCTACCAACCAAATAACCTTCTTTTGGTTTTAGCTGGAGCGGTTGGTAAAAAAGATTTTTGTTTAGTTGAAAAATATTTCGGTCGGAAAGGGAGGGGAGAGAAGAGAAAATTTGAAAAATTTACCCTTCAACCTCATTTACCAAAAATAAAAATTGCTCATCGACCAACTGAACAAGTTCAAATGATGATTGGTTTTCCAGGCCTTTCTTATTTTTCACCAGCAATTGAAGTGTTGGAAATTTTTTCTACTCTTTTTGGTGGCAATATGAGTTCGCGTCTTTTTCAAGAAGTAAGGGTAAAAAGAGGTCTAGCTTACTCAGTTGGCTGTAGCGGCATCTCTTTTTATGAAACTGGTCTTTTGACTATTGAGGCTGGCATTGATCCAAAAAAAGTGGCAGAGACGTTGGAAGTAATAGTTGAAGAAATTAGAAAAATAAAAAAAGAAGGACCAAGCGAAAGAGAGGTTGAACAAACCAAAGATTACCTTATCAGAAAAATAAAACTTAATTTAGAAGATTCGCAGACTATGGCTGGTTGGTATGGTCATCAGGCACTTTATTTAAGAAAAATTGAGACACCCGAAGAAAAATTTAGAAAAATTAAAAAGGTAACAAAAGAGCAGATTAAAAAACTTGGGCAAAGAATTTTTAATCAAAATTTTATCAGTTTAGCTTTGGTTGGTCCACTTCAGGAAGAAAAGTCATTTTTAGAAATACTCAAAAATGTTTAA
- a CDS encoding dodecin family protein, producing MAVVKIIELVSTSKKSFEDAIRRAVQRTTKTVRNVTGADVVRQKVVIKNGKIVEYRVNLKIAFVVE from the coding sequence ATGGCCGTGGTCAAAATTATTGAACTTGTTAGTACTTCCAAAAAATCTTTTGAAGACGCTATTCGACGAGCCGTCCAAAGAACAACAAAGACCGTTAGAAATGTAACTGGAGCTGATGTTGTTCGCCAAAAGGTAGTGATTAAAAATGGTAAGATTGTTGAGTATCGTGTTAACCTTAAAATTGCTTTTGTTGTTGAATAA
- a CDS encoding glycine--tRNA ligase: MTNESLMEKIISLSKRRGFIFPSSEIYGGFESGYDYGPLGVELKNNLKKVWWKNIVQERKEIVGLDAAILMNPKVWEASGHLSAGFADCLVECKNCHKRFKETETGNRCPVCGGEFLPARKFNLMMKTYVGPIEDESAVTYLRAETCQGIYMNFLNVLNVSRLKIPFGIAQIGKSFRNEITPSNFIFRTREFEQMEMQFFVRPSEAEKWYEYWKKERLNWYLNLGIKKENIKLQEHKKEELAHYAKAGCDIVYHFPFGWQEIEGIHNRGDWDLSRHSKYSGQDLSYFDPITQERYIPYIIETSGGIDRALLTFLIDAYQEVKGGRTTTTKASKEVEVVLKLDKNLAPIKIAIFPLVKKEPLIKLAQEIYQDLKKYWLVDYDETDSIGRRYRRQDEIGTPYAVTIDFESINDQKVTVRDRDTMKQERVEIKNLRKYFFDKFYSF, translated from the coding sequence ATGACTAATGAATCTTTAATGGAAAAAATAATTTCGCTTTCTAAACGGCGTGGTTTTATCTTTCCTTCTTCAGAAATCTATGGTGGTTTTGAGAGTGGGTATGATTACGGACCATTAGGCGTGGAATTAAAAAATAACCTTAAAAAAGTTTGGTGGAAAAATATCGTTCAAGAAAGAAAAGAAATCGTTGGTCTTGATGCTGCTATTCTGATGAACCCAAAAGTTTGGGAGGCGAGTGGCCACCTCTCGGCTGGTTTTGCTGATTGTTTAGTTGAATGTAAAAATTGCCATAAAAGATTTAAAGAGACTGAGACAGGGAATAGGTGTCCGGTTTGTGGCGGTGAATTTTTGCCAGCTCGTAAATTTAATTTAATGATGAAAACTTATGTTGGACCAATTGAAGATGAAAGTGCTGTGACTTATTTACGAGCCGAAACTTGTCAAGGAATTTATATGAATTTTTTAAATGTCTTAAATGTTAGTCGACTGAAAATTCCTTTTGGTATCGCTCAGATCGGCAAATCATTTCGCAACGAAATTACGCCAAGCAATTTTATTTTCCGTACCCGCGAATTTGAACAAATGGAGATGCAATTTTTTGTCAGACCATCAGAAGCAGAAAAATGGTATGAATATTGGAAGAAAGAGAGATTAAATTGGTATTTGAATCTAGGTATTAAAAAAGAAAATATTAAACTTCAGGAACACAAGAAAGAAGAATTAGCTCATTATGCCAAGGCCGGTTGCGATATTGTCTATCATTTTCCCTTCGGTTGGCAAGAGATTGAAGGTATTCACAACCGTGGTGATTGGGATTTATCTCGTCATAGCAAATATTCTGGACAAGATCTTTCTTACTTTGATCCAATCACTCAAGAGAGATATATTCCCTATATTATCGAAACTTCCGGTGGCATTGACCGGGCACTTTTGACTTTTTTGATTGATGCTTATCAAGAGGTAAAAGGCGGACGGACAACAACAACTAAGGCCAGTAAAGAAGTAGAAGTGGTTTTAAAATTAGATAAAAATTTAGCCCCCATAAAAATTGCTATTTTCCCTTTAGTGAAAAAAGAGCCGTTAATTAAATTAGCCCAAGAAATTTATCAAGATTTAAAAAAATATTGGCTCGTTGATTACGATGAAACAGATTCGATTGGTCGCCGTTATCGTCGCCAAGATGAAATTGGCACACCTTATGCCGTTACTATTGACTTTGAAAGTATAAATGATCAAAAGGTAACCGTTCGCGATCGTGATACGATGAAACAAGAGAGGGTAGAGATTAAAAATTTAAGAAAATATTTTTTTGATAAATTTTATTCTTTTTAA
- the murG gene encoding undecaprenyldiphospho-muramoylpentapeptide beta-N-acetylglucosaminyltransferase codes for MKVVLTGGGSGGSVAPLLAIAEEIRKRKPETEFLFIGTRKGKPEKEMVQDYHFSFKGIFAGKLRRYFSLRNFLDPLLIFLGFWQALFLLLSFRPKMIISAGGFVAVPVVIAGWFLKIPSLIHQQDIIPSLTNKILIPFAKKITVSFDKSLNDFPKGKTILTGQPIREMIFKGDKEKAIQKFNLEKNLPTLLVLGGGTGAAILNELIWRNLERLTKICQIIHLTGPGKAKIGNWPSKIKNFRYHTYEFLTDEIADAYAVADLVVSRAGINVLSELAVLGKPTIVIPIPNSHQEANAKYFAEKKAVIVLNQKELTDEKLFHEIKKMIDHQEERKNLGERMKEIILKNSREKIFASLIKLGKF; via the coding sequence ATGAAGGTGGTTTTAACCGGCGGTGGTAGTGGTGGTTCCGTGGCGCCACTTTTAGCCATCGCCGAAGAAATTAGAAAAAGAAAACCAGAAACAGAATTTTTATTTATTGGCACGCGAAAAGGAAAGCCGGAAAAAGAGATGGTTCAAGATTATCATTTCTCTTTTAAAGGAATTTTTGCTGGTAAACTTCGACGATATTTTTCCTTAAGAAATTTTCTTGATCCCCTTCTCATTTTTTTAGGTTTCTGGCAGGCGCTATTTTTACTGCTTTCTTTTCGGCCAAAAATGATTATTTCAGCCGGTGGTTTCGTCGCCGTCCCAGTGGTTATTGCTGGCTGGTTCTTAAAAATTCCTTCCTTGATTCATCAGCAAGATATTATTCCCAGCTTGACTAATAAAATTTTAATTCCTTTCGCCAAAAAAATTACCGTTTCTTTTGATAAGTCTTTAAATGATTTTCCGAAAGGTAAAACTATTTTAACCGGTCAGCCAATCAGAGAAATGATTTTTAAAGGTGACAAAGAAAAAGCCATACAAAAATTTAACTTAGAAAAAAATTTACCAACTTTATTGGTTTTGGGTGGCGGGACCGGTGCCGCGATCTTGAATGAATTGATTTGGCGAAACCTTGAAAGGTTAACAAAAATTTGTCAAATTATTCATCTGACCGGTCCAGGAAAGGCAAAAATTGGTAATTGGCCATCAAAAATTAAAAATTTTAGATATCATACTTATGAATTTTTGACTGATGAAATAGCTGATGCTTATGCTGTAGCGGATTTAGTTGTTTCTCGGGCAGGGATCAATGTTCTTTCTGAATTAGCAGTTTTAGGCAAACCAACAATAGTTATTCCCATTCCCAACTCTCACCAAGAAGCAAATGCCAAATATTTTGCTGAAAAAAAAGCAGTGATAGTTTTGAATCAAAAAGAATTAACCGACGAAAAACTTTTTCACGAAATTAAAAAAATGATTGACCATCAGGAGGAGAGAAAAAATTTAGGAGAAAGAATGAAAGAAATAATACTCAAAAATTCAAGAGAAAAAATCTTTGCCTCATTAATTAAGCTTGGAAAATTTTAG